The DNA sequence CCATCTCCGAGACCACCTCGTGGGCCTTCGCCTTCCAGTCCTCGTCGTCGTAGCGCAGGAACCACGTGTCCTGTTCGGCGACGACGACGTCGCCGCCGCACCGGCAGACGACGTCCTCGGAGAACTCCTGCATCGTCCCGAAGGCGCCCTCCTCGCGGTGGGCGTCGCGGAATCTCGTTCGCACGTCCTCGACGAGTTCGCCGGCGAACTCGCCGTAGTCGTCGTTCATGCGGCCCGCGTGGAACTCCTTGTTGTAGAGGTCCTTCGTCGCCTTCTCCAGGGCGGGGTCGTCGGAACTCGTGACGCCCGCCTCCTCGACGGCGGACCGCGCGGGAATCTCGCCGTAGCCCTCGACGGTCAGAATCGGAATCGGCTCGATGGCCGCCACGTCGGCCGGGTCGATGCCGTACTCCTCCATCCGGGCGTCGTCGTCCTTCGCCTCCTGAAGCGCCACGTAGTCGTCGGGCGAGTGCGCCGGAACCGACATCACGACGCCCGTCGCGTTCTCGGGGTCGACGAACTCCGCGGGCAGAACCAACACGTCGTCGCCCGTGACGGGGTTGGTGACGCGTTCGCCGACCAACTCGGCGCCGGTGACCTCCTCGCGGACCTCGACGTCGTGGGCCTGCAGGCGCAGTTTCTCGGCCGCCTTCGCCGAGACGAACCACTCCTCGCCGTCGACGTCGGCGTAGACGTAGTCGCCGTCGGGGTTGACGTAGGCGTTCGTCACGCCGCGGACCGTCTCGGGGCGCAGCGTCGCCATCGGGACGACGGTGTCGCCGCGGCCGAAGCGGACGAGCGTGTACTCCTGGAACTCGGCCTCTTCGCCTTCGAGCAGGTCGTGCGTGGTGACGGGTTGCTCCTCGTTCGTACAGTACTTGACCGGGTGGAGGCCCTTCTCCAGCAGTTCGCGCTCCCGCAGCGTCTCGTACTGCCACGTGATGAACTTCGAGTAGCGCTCGTCGTTCGTCGTGAACTCGCGGCGCCAGTCGACCGAGAGGCCGAGCGACTTCATCCCGCGCTTGTAGTGTTCCTCGATGAAGTAGCGGGCGAAGCCCATCGGCGTCTCCAGGTCGGTCAGCGTCTCCTCGGGGACGTTGTACGTGTCGCGCAGGACCGAGAGCTGCTTTTCCTCCCCTTTCTTCAGGCGCTCGACGGCGCCGATGATGGGCGTGCCGGTGACGTGCCACGCGATGGGGAACAGGACGTTGTCCCCCCGCTGTCGCCGGTATCGGGCGTACACGTCGGGGACGGTGTACGTCCGCGCGTGGCCGATGTGCATCCCGCCGCTGGGGTACGGGTAGGGCACCGTGATGAACGTCGGGTCCTCGTCGGCGTCCGAGGGGTCGGCCTCATACCGACCGGTCTCGGCCCACCGCTCCCGCCAGCGCTCCTCGAGTTCCTGCGGGTCGTATTCCATGTCTGTTGGGACAGGATGCGCGCATAAATTAACTCCTATACCCGACTTTCGGAGCCGTCGATTCGGACGCCGCGGCGACGCAGGAACAGTGAGTCGAGAGAGAAAACACCGCACGGGCGAAACGGCCGGCGTCGTCCGAGTCCGACCGGTAGGCGGGGCGGACGGTCGAACGACGCGGAGAAACGAAGCGAAGCGTCGAGACCCGGAGGCCTCAGCGGCGGCGGTACGTCTTCGAGGTGTGCGGGCCCGGTCGACCGCTCACTCGATGTCGATGTGACGGGAGTCCTCGCGGTCGATGGTCACCTTCGGGAGGGTGACGGTGAGGACGCCGTTCTTGTAGGAGGCGGAGGCGTCGTCGGCCGTCACGTCGCCGGGGAGGCGGAAGGTGCGGCGCATCGACTCGTGGCGCCGTTCGCGGCGGAGGTACTCGCCGTCGGCGTCACCGTCGGAGTCCGTCTCCGTCGCCGTCTCGCGGGAGGCGGAGATGGTCAGCGCGCGTTCGGTGATGGAGAGGTCGATGTCCTCCTTCTCGAACCCGGGCAGGTCGGCCACGACGACGAACTCGTCCTCGCCGTCGCGGACGTCGACTTCCATGCCCCGGGTCGAGGAACCGGTCCAGTGGGAGTCGTCGAACTGACGGCTCATCTCGTCGAACTGTCGGGACATTCGTTCGAACATCGATTCCATGTTTTCGAAGGGGTTGGAACGTCGCATCATTGGTAATTCACCGAGCGCTATAACGCCGTTCGAGGAGATAAATATCGCGGGACGCGAGACGACAGTTCGCACGGCAGGAGTCCCGAGCCGTCCGAATTAGTCGTTTGAACGAATCGAACCTCGGGCGTTCGCCGCCCGTTCAGATGACGTCGATATCCGTCGACTCGTCGTCCTCGTCGGCCGACTCCTTCGGGAGTGTGACGGTGAGGACGCCGTTGTTGTACGTGGCGGACGCCTCCTCCTCGACGACTTCCTC is a window from the Halogeometricum sp. S3BR5-2 genome containing:
- a CDS encoding Hsp20/alpha crystallin family protein, with the translated sequence MMRRSNPFENMESMFERMSRQFDEMSRQFDDSHWTGSSTRGMEVDVRDGEDEFVVVADLPGFEKEDIDLSITERALTISASRETATETDSDGDADGEYLRRERRHESMRRTFRLPGDVTADDASASYKNGVLTVTLPKVTIDREDSRHIDIE